Proteins encoded together in one Variovorax paradoxus EPS window:
- a CDS encoding LysR family transcriptional regulator, which produces MIQIEDMQLAAALLREPSLSAAARSLDVTPPALSMRLRKLEVTLGLSLATRTARRLSLTAEGERFAREAAALLGQIEGLRESMQRDDRRLTGTLRIAAPFGYGRQYVAPMLARFARLHPGLRIQFDLRETPWPDRHDADAIIHIGAVRDSSWVARTLSANERWLCASPEYLRARGTPRVPRDVMVGHDCIVIRENDEDVTLWHVRRAAKPKAQQRRVGARETLRIAPAFVTNDGSVARHWAEQGMGLVLRSEWDAADAIARGSLVRVLKDWEFDSAPVVLLVPTRKGRTARVQALIEFLEESFGS; this is translated from the coding sequence ATGATCCAGATCGAAGACATGCAACTTGCGGCGGCCCTGTTGCGCGAGCCTTCGTTGAGCGCAGCGGCACGTTCGCTCGACGTCACGCCGCCCGCGCTGTCGATGCGGCTGCGCAAGCTCGAAGTCACGCTCGGCCTGTCGCTGGCCACCCGAACGGCGCGGCGCCTCAGCCTCACGGCCGAGGGCGAACGCTTCGCGCGCGAGGCCGCGGCGCTGCTCGGGCAGATCGAGGGCCTGCGCGAATCGATGCAGCGCGACGACCGCCGCCTCACCGGCACCTTGCGCATTGCCGCGCCCTTCGGCTACGGCCGGCAGTACGTGGCGCCGATGCTCGCGCGCTTCGCCCGGCTGCACCCGGGCCTGCGCATCCAGTTCGACCTGCGCGAGACGCCGTGGCCCGACCGGCACGATGCCGACGCGATCATCCATATCGGCGCGGTGCGCGATTCGTCGTGGGTTGCGCGCACGCTGAGCGCCAACGAGCGCTGGCTGTGCGCGAGCCCCGAGTACCTGCGCGCACGCGGCACGCCCCGTGTTCCGCGCGACGTGATGGTGGGGCACGACTGCATCGTCATCCGCGAGAACGACGAAGACGTGACGCTGTGGCATGTGCGCCGCGCAGCAAAGCCGAAGGCGCAGCAACGGCGCGTCGGTGCGCGTGAAACGCTGCGCATCGCGCCGGCGTTTGTCACCAACGACGGAAGCGTGGCCCGGCACTGGGCCGAGCAGGGCATGGGGCTGGTGCTGCGCTCCGAATGGGACGCGGCGGACGCGATCGCACGGGGCTCGCTGGTGCGGGTGCTGAAAGATTGGGAGTTCGACAGCGCACCGGTCGTGCTGCTGGTGCCGACGCGCAAGGGGCGCACGGCGCGGGTGCAGGCGTTGATCGAGTTTCTGGAGGAGAGCTTCGGCAGCTAG
- a CDS encoding LacI family DNA-binding transcriptional regulator: MKPTGRATIADVAEAAGVSKATVSRFLNHRERLLSPDIAARVEVAIAALAYSPSPMAQALSHGRSRLIGLIVADITNPYSVAVLRGAEKACQDAGYLVMLFNLGNESEREREAIDALAGYQVDGFILNTLGRGSNVVDAVTLHGKPAVLVDRRHTGMHTDFVSLDNHAAMQATCGHLLEGGYRELLYVTEPQKGVSSRRERTAAFGACVAAHEPRVAGEVFESVEGESDALDAALIALRKRAKRGRRAAVVAGNAVVTLRVAQAMARLGLQFGDDLGFVGFDDPEWASLIGPGLSTVAQPTDAIGRTAATCLIERLRGLDSAPRQLLLPGELMVRGSSQAL; the protein is encoded by the coding sequence ATGAAGCCCACAGGCCGCGCCACCATCGCCGATGTCGCCGAAGCGGCGGGCGTTTCCAAGGCCACTGTCTCGCGCTTCCTGAACCACCGCGAGCGATTGCTCAGCCCCGATATCGCCGCCCGCGTCGAGGTGGCAATTGCGGCACTGGCCTATTCGCCGAGCCCGATGGCACAGGCGTTGAGCCATGGCCGCTCGCGGCTCATCGGCCTGATCGTGGCAGACATCACCAACCCGTATTCGGTCGCGGTGCTGCGCGGTGCCGAGAAGGCCTGCCAGGACGCCGGCTACCTCGTGATGCTGTTCAACCTCGGCAACGAGAGCGAACGTGAGCGCGAGGCGATCGATGCGCTCGCGGGCTACCAGGTCGACGGCTTCATCCTCAACACGCTGGGCCGCGGCAGCAACGTGGTCGATGCGGTCACGCTGCACGGCAAGCCCGCGGTGCTGGTGGACCGGCGCCACACTGGCATGCACACCGACTTCGTCTCTCTCGACAACCACGCGGCGATGCAGGCCACTTGCGGACATCTGCTCGAAGGCGGTTACCGCGAACTGCTCTACGTCACCGAGCCGCAGAAGGGTGTGAGCTCGCGGCGCGAGCGCACGGCCGCGTTCGGCGCCTGCGTGGCCGCGCACGAGCCGCGCGTGGCGGGCGAGGTGTTCGAATCGGTCGAAGGTGAGAGCGATGCGCTCGACGCGGCGCTGATCGCCTTGCGCAAGCGCGCCAAGCGCGGTCGCCGTGCCGCCGTGGTTGCTGGCAACGCCGTGGTCACGCTGCGCGTCGCGCAGGCCATGGCGCGCCTGGGCCTGCAGTTCGGCGATGACCTGGGCTTCGTGGGCTTCGACGATCCCGAATGGGCCTCGCTGATCGGCCCCGGCCTGAGCACCGTGGCACAGCCCACCGACGCCATCGGCCGCACCGCCGCTACATGCCTGATCGAGCGGTTGCGGGGGCTGGACTCAGCACCGCGCCAACTGCTGCTTCCAGGGGAACTGATGGTGCGGGGATCGTCGCAGGCGCTCTAG
- a CDS encoding 2-hydroxyacid dehydrogenase codes for MTQQKNVLVFRPLPEDQLARLQAAHHVTVADPRKEPDAFAAALATANGLIGSSHTVDAALLDAAPKLEVISSVSVGVDNYPLAELHKRGIVLCHTPDVLTETVADTVFAILMATQRRVVELSNLVRDGRWNKNIGEELFGTDVHGKTLGILGFGRIGQAVARRAALGFGMPVLYHSRRPVDLATQAPELQGRATHTPLDDLLARADIVLAMLPLTDATRGMIDTAFFARMKRGASFINGGRGATVNEEALLHALDHGTLRAAGLDVFAKEPLPADSPLRTHPRVTPLPHIGSATHETRHAMAELATTNLLQVLAGEKPTAPYDTTAA; via the coding sequence ATGACACAGCAAAAGAACGTGCTTGTTTTCCGGCCCTTGCCCGAAGACCAACTCGCGCGCCTGCAGGCCGCACACCACGTCACCGTGGCCGATCCGCGCAAGGAGCCCGACGCCTTCGCCGCCGCGCTCGCCACCGCGAACGGCCTGATCGGATCTAGCCACACAGTCGATGCCGCGCTGCTCGACGCGGCGCCCAAGCTCGAGGTGATTTCGAGCGTGTCGGTGGGCGTCGACAACTACCCGCTCGCCGAGCTGCACAAGCGTGGCATCGTGCTGTGCCACACGCCCGACGTGCTCACCGAGACCGTGGCCGACACGGTGTTCGCGATCCTCATGGCGACCCAGCGCCGCGTCGTCGAGCTCTCGAACCTCGTGCGCGACGGCCGCTGGAACAAGAACATCGGCGAAGAACTCTTCGGCACCGACGTGCACGGCAAGACGCTGGGCATCCTGGGCTTCGGCCGCATCGGCCAGGCCGTGGCGCGGCGCGCGGCGCTGGGCTTCGGCATGCCGGTGCTCTATCACTCGCGCCGCCCGGTCGACCTGGCCACGCAAGCGCCCGAGCTGCAAGGCCGCGCCACGCACACACCGCTGGACGATCTGCTCGCGCGCGCCGACATCGTGCTTGCGATGCTGCCGCTGACCGATGCCACGCGCGGCATGATCGACACCGCCTTTTTCGCGCGCATGAAGCGGGGCGCATCGTTCATCAATGGTGGACGCGGCGCCACGGTGAACGAAGAGGCACTGCTCCACGCCCTGGACCACGGCACGCTGCGCGCCGCCGGCCTCGATGTGTTCGCGAAGGAGCCGCTGCCGGCCGATTCGCCGCTGCGCACGCACCCGCGCGTGACGCCGCTGCCGCACATCGGCTCGGCCACGCACGAGACACGCCATGCGATGGCCGAACTCGCGACGACCAACCTGCTGCAGGTGCTGGCCGGCGAGAAGCCGACGGCGCCTTACGACACCACGGCCGCATGA
- a CDS encoding basic amino acid ABC transporter substrate-binding protein has translation MLINRRLTLTAASLLVGLALAGCGKQEAAAPAAASAPPPPAAARVLVVGTDAAYAPFESQNEKGEVVGFDIDVVKAVAQKAGIEVKFVNTPWEGIFNSLDQGDRDLLVSSITITDERRQTMDFSPPYFEARQLIAVKSDSPVAKFDDIKTLKVGVQNGTTGDEVVGKLLGKSNTAIKRFESTPLALKELEAGGVQAVVADNGVVAHYLANNAGGGFKTVSDAGFPSEQYGIAVKKGNAELLAKIDKGLADIKADGTYAKIYASHFGAASK, from the coding sequence ATGCTCATCAATCGCCGTCTCACCCTCACCGCAGCCAGCCTCCTGGTCGGCCTCGCGCTCGCCGGCTGCGGCAAGCAGGAAGCCGCCGCACCCGCCGCCGCTTCTGCGCCTCCACCACCGGCTGCGGCGCGCGTGCTGGTCGTCGGCACCGATGCGGCCTATGCGCCCTTCGAATCGCAGAACGAAAAGGGCGAGGTCGTGGGCTTCGACATCGACGTGGTGAAGGCCGTCGCGCAGAAGGCCGGCATCGAGGTGAAGTTCGTCAACACGCCGTGGGAAGGCATCTTCAATTCGCTCGACCAGGGCGACCGCGACCTCTTGGTGTCGTCCATCACCATCACCGACGAGCGCCGCCAGACCATGGACTTCTCGCCGCCCTACTTCGAGGCCAGGCAGCTCATCGCGGTGAAGAGCGATTCGCCCGTCGCGAAGTTCGACGACATCAAGACCCTGAAGGTCGGCGTGCAGAACGGCACCACCGGCGACGAAGTCGTGGGCAAGCTGCTCGGCAAGTCGAACACAGCCATCAAGCGCTTCGAATCGACACCGCTCGCGCTGAAGGAACTCGAAGCCGGCGGCGTGCAGGCCGTGGTGGCCGACAACGGCGTGGTGGCGCACTACCTCGCGAACAATGCGGGTGGCGGCTTCAAGACGGTGAGCGATGCGGGCTTTCCCTCCGAGCAGTACGGTATCGCGGTGAAGAAGGGCAATGCCGAGCTTCTGGCGAAGATCGACAAGGGCCTCGCGGACATCAAGGCCGACGGCACCTACGCGAAGATCTACGCCTCGCACTTCGGCGCCGCGTCGAAGTAA
- a CDS encoding transglutaminase family protein codes for MLLHVTHETRYEYAPPVETAQHLAHLKPLATGSQRLVSHLLTIDPPPAQRGELPDVYGNTRAFFALEATHDRLVVTAESVVDTSVPVLSDAIARELPWETVRERFRFRKDATFDAASEFVFPSPYVPRHDDFAAYARASFAPGRPTFDVAMDLTERMYRDFDYDADSTEINTPAVEALAQRKGVCQDFAHIMIACFRTLGLPARYVSGYLLTQPPPGQPRLVGADASHAWVSVYMPGESGEGDGGWADFDPTNGRQPGEDYVTLAIGRDYSDVSPMRGVLHGGARHTLSVGVTVQPVGEVVQLTSQSQTQSTSQDKESP; via the coding sequence ATGCTGCTGCACGTCACCCACGAAACCCGCTACGAATACGCGCCGCCCGTCGAGACGGCGCAGCACCTGGCCCACCTGAAGCCGCTGGCCACCGGTTCGCAGCGGCTCGTGAGCCACCTGCTCACGATCGATCCGCCGCCGGCGCAGCGCGGCGAACTGCCCGATGTCTACGGCAACACCCGCGCCTTCTTTGCGCTCGAAGCCACGCACGACCGGCTGGTGGTCACGGCCGAGAGCGTGGTCGATACCTCGGTGCCGGTGCTCTCGGACGCCATCGCCCGCGAGCTGCCCTGGGAGACCGTGCGCGAGCGTTTCCGCTTCCGCAAGGACGCCACGTTCGACGCAGCTTCCGAGTTCGTCTTTCCCTCGCCCTACGTGCCGCGCCACGACGACTTTGCCGCGTACGCGCGCGCGAGCTTCGCGCCCGGACGCCCCACCTTCGACGTGGCGATGGACCTCACCGAGCGCATGTACCGCGACTTCGACTACGACGCCGACAGCACCGAGATCAACACACCCGCCGTCGAGGCGCTGGCCCAGCGCAAGGGCGTGTGCCAGGACTTCGCGCACATCATGATCGCGTGCTTTCGCACGCTGGGCCTGCCCGCGCGCTACGTGAGCGGCTACCTGCTCACGCAACCGCCGCCGGGCCAGCCGCGCCTCGTGGGCGCCGATGCCTCGCACGCGTGGGTGTCGGTGTACATGCCCGGCGAGAGCGGCGAAGGCGACGGCGGCTGGGCCGACTTCGATCCCACCAACGGCCGCCAGCCGGGCGAGGACTACGTCACGCTGGCCATCGGCCGCGACTACTCCGACGTTTCGCCGATGCGCGGCGTACTGCATGGCGGCGCGAGGCACACGCTCAGCGTCGGGGTGACCGTGCAGCCGGTGGGGGAAGTGGTCCAGCTCACCTCGCAAAGCCAGACACAATCGACATCCCAAGACAAGGAGTCTCCATGA
- a CDS encoding RidA family protein, translating to MSVYDKLSSLGITLPPVSAPAAAYVPFVQTGNLVFLSGHIAKKDGKVWAGQLGVNITTEEGKQAARAIAIDLLGTLHAAVGDLNKVKRIVKVMSLVNSVGTFTEQHLVTNGASEFFAEVFGPEKGAHARSAFGVAQIPMGACVEIELIAEVG from the coding sequence ATGAGCGTTTACGACAAACTTTCCAGCCTCGGCATCACCCTGCCCCCGGTCTCGGCCCCCGCCGCCGCCTACGTGCCTTTCGTGCAGACCGGCAACCTCGTGTTCCTGTCGGGCCACATCGCCAAGAAGGACGGCAAGGTCTGGGCCGGCCAACTCGGCGTGAACATCACCACCGAGGAAGGCAAGCAGGCCGCACGCGCCATCGCCATCGATCTCCTGGGCACGCTGCACGCGGCCGTGGGCGACCTCAACAAGGTCAAGCGCATCGTCAAGGTGATGAGCCTCGTGAACTCGGTCGGCACCTTCACCGAACAGCACCTGGTGACCAACGGCGCGAGCGAATTCTTCGCCGAAGTCTTCGGCCCCGAAAAGGGCGCGCATGCGCGCAGCGCGTTCGGCGTGGCACAGATCCCGATGGGCGCCTGCGTCGAGATCGAACTGATCGCCGAAGTCGGTTGA
- a CDS encoding HAD family hydrolase → MRMQASITSRSAYPRAVLFDLLTALLDSWTVWNAAAGSEEKGRAWRAEYLRLTYGCGAYVPYEQLVKDAARRTGMADSAPDALEAHWDALPAWDGARELLHALRPHCKLAVVTNCSRRLGHRAAALLGVDWDVVVTSEEAGFYKPDPRPYRMALDRLGVRASDAAFVAGSGYDMFGTSAVGLRTFWHNRVGLALPNGAPSPEQQAATLAPALPWLQSFASIS, encoded by the coding sequence ATGCGCATGCAAGCCTCCATCACCTCACGCAGCGCCTACCCGCGCGCCGTGCTCTTCGACCTGCTCACCGCCCTGCTCGACTCCTGGACCGTCTGGAATGCCGCTGCCGGCTCCGAAGAGAAAGGCCGCGCGTGGCGCGCCGAATACCTGCGGCTCACCTACGGCTGCGGCGCCTATGTGCCCTACGAGCAGTTGGTGAAAGACGCCGCCCGCCGCACCGGCATGGCCGACTCCGCGCCCGACGCGCTAGAAGCGCACTGGGACGCACTGCCCGCATGGGACGGCGCACGCGAGTTGCTCCACGCGCTCAGGCCGCACTGCAAGCTCGCGGTGGTCACCAACTGCTCGCGCCGTCTCGGCCACCGCGCGGCGGCGTTGCTCGGCGTCGATTGGGACGTGGTCGTCACCTCCGAAGAAGCCGGCTTCTACAAGCCCGATCCACGCCCCTACCGCATGGCGCTCGACCGACTGGGCGTACGGGCCAGCGACGCCGCCTTCGTCGCCGGCTCGGGCTACGACATGTTCGGCACCTCGGCCGTAGGCCTGCGAACCTTCTGGCACAACCGTGTCGGGCTCGCCTTGCCGAACGGTGCACCATCGCCCGAGCAGCAAGCCGCCACGCTCGCGCCCGCGCTGCCGTGGCTCCAATCCTTCGCATCGATTTCCTGA
- a CDS encoding GMC family oxidoreductase: protein MEFDYVIVGGGSGGATLASRLSEDPGVTVCLIEAGGDGRGILVRAPAATVAMLPGRPPINNYAYKTVPQPALGGRSGYQPRGRGLGGSSAINAMLYVRGHRDDYDDWARAGCEGWSFDEVLPYFKRAEGNERGESALHGAGGPLQVSEQQSPRPITEDFIRAAAECGIPRNDDFNGAEQEGAGLYQVTQFHGGTKNGERCSAAAAYLHPVMHARPNLKVLTGAQALRVVLDGKRATGVEVRRGGSTEVIRAHREVALCGGAFNSPQLLMLSGIGDPAELGRHGIAVRHALPGVGQNLQDHTDFILAYTSKDIDLFGIGVKAGLKLMKAIFEWRKSGKGLVATPFAEGGAFIKSSPELRRPDLQLHFVIAITDDHARKLHMGFGFSCHVCVLRPKGRGDVRLNDSNPLSAPRIDPRFLSDAEDMALLLQGVKKMREILRAPALQKYRHREVYTADAHTDEELTQHIRARADTIYHPVGTCKMGVDAMAVVDAQLRVHGIENLRVVDASVMPTLIGGNTNAPTIMIAERAADWMRGPITFDRAVVDARAPATIPAPSVPLEAAVGAVLSPAPATARSGM from the coding sequence ATGGAATTCGACTACGTGATCGTGGGCGGCGGCTCCGGCGGCGCCACGCTGGCCTCCCGCCTCAGCGAAGACCCAGGCGTGACGGTCTGCCTGATCGAAGCCGGTGGGGACGGCCGCGGCATCCTGGTGCGGGCACCCGCCGCCACCGTGGCGATGCTTCCGGGACGTCCGCCCATCAACAACTACGCCTACAAGACCGTGCCGCAGCCAGCCCTCGGCGGACGCAGCGGCTACCAGCCGCGCGGGCGCGGCCTCGGCGGATCGAGCGCGATCAACGCCATGCTCTACGTGCGCGGCCATCGCGACGACTACGACGACTGGGCGCGCGCCGGCTGCGAGGGCTGGTCGTTCGACGAGGTGCTGCCGTACTTCAAGCGCGCCGAGGGCAACGAGCGCGGCGAGAGCGCGCTGCACGGCGCGGGCGGGCCGCTGCAGGTCTCCGAGCAGCAGAGCCCCCGACCGATCACTGAAGACTTCATTCGCGCGGCTGCGGAATGCGGTATTCCGCGCAACGACGATTTCAACGGCGCCGAGCAGGAAGGCGCGGGCCTCTACCAGGTCACGCAGTTCCATGGCGGCACGAAGAACGGCGAGCGCTGCTCGGCCGCCGCGGCGTACCTGCATCCGGTGATGCATGCGCGCCCAAACCTCAAGGTGCTGACCGGCGCACAGGCCCTGCGCGTGGTGCTCGACGGCAAGCGCGCGACCGGCGTGGAAGTGCGGCGCGGTGGCAGCACCGAAGTCATTCGCGCCCATCGCGAAGTGGCGCTGTGCGGCGGCGCCTTCAACTCGCCGCAGCTGCTGATGCTCTCGGGCATCGGCGACCCGGCAGAGCTGGGCCGCCACGGCATCGCTGTGCGGCATGCGCTGCCGGGCGTCGGGCAGAACCTGCAGGACCACACCGATTTCATCCTCGCCTACACCTCGAAGGACATCGACCTCTTCGGCATCGGCGTGAAAGCCGGGTTGAAGCTGATGAAGGCGATCTTCGAGTGGCGCAAGAGCGGCAAGGGCCTCGTCGCGACGCCCTTTGCCGAAGGCGGCGCCTTCATCAAGTCGTCGCCCGAGTTGCGCCGGCCCGACCTGCAGCTGCACTTCGTGATCGCGATCACCGACGACCATGCGCGCAAGCTGCACATGGGCTTCGGCTTCTCATGCCACGTGTGCGTGCTGCGCCCCAAGGGCCGGGGCGATGTGCGGCTGAACGATTCGAACCCCCTGTCGGCGCCGCGCATCGACCCGCGGTTTCTGTCCGATGCCGAAGACATGGCGCTGCTGCTGCAGGGCGTGAAGAAGATGCGCGAGATCCTGCGCGCACCGGCGCTCCAGAAGTACCGACACCGCGAGGTCTACACGGCCGATGCGCACACCGACGAAGAACTCACGCAGCACATCCGCGCGCGCGCCGACACCATCTACCACCCGGTGGGCACCTGCAAGATGGGCGTGGATGCGATGGCGGTGGTCGACGCGCAACTGCGCGTGCACGGCATCGAGAACCTGCGCGTGGTCGACGCCTCGGTGATGCCGACGCTGATCGGCGGCAACACCAATGCGCCGACGATCATGATCGCCGAGCGTGCGGCGGATTGGATGCGCGGGCCGATCACGTTCGACCGCGCGGTAGTGGACGCTAGAGCGCCTGCGACGATCCCCGCACCATCAGTTCCCCTGGAAGCAGCAGTTGGCGCGGTGCTGAGTCCAGCCCCCGCAACCGCTCGATCAGGCATGTAG
- a CDS encoding DUF2845 domain-containing protein, protein MNIVLRTFASTALLLAALQPGGASAQSLSCGGFLAGVGESKFSVLNKCGEPVLKDIVCVPRPQVEVIVAPGLRGGGTRQIISQQCVPMEDWTYHRGQGNFLGIVRFYNGAVESVRDGDRVQ, encoded by the coding sequence ATGAACATCGTCCTGCGCACCTTCGCCTCGACTGCGCTTTTGCTCGCTGCCCTGCAACCGGGCGGTGCATCCGCGCAATCGCTCAGTTGCGGCGGCTTTCTCGCAGGCGTCGGCGAATCGAAGTTCTCCGTGCTCAACAAATGCGGCGAGCCGGTCCTGAAGGACATCGTCTGCGTTCCTCGCCCGCAGGTCGAAGTGATCGTCGCGCCGGGCCTGCGGGGCGGCGGCACGCGGCAGATCATCAGCCAGCAGTGCGTTCCGATGGAAGACTGGACCTACCACCGCGGCCAGGGCAACTTCCTCGGGATCGTGCGGTTCTATAACGGCGCGGTCGAATCAGTGCGAGACGGCGACCGGGTGCAGTGA
- a CDS encoding DSD1 family PLP-dependent enzyme: MTALTLATIDTPAAIVERPRMQHNIARMQARMNALGVRFRPHVKTSKCIDIARAQRDAGAQGITVSTLKEAEQFFVAGFTDILYAVGMAQHRLPHALELRRRGCALSIITDGVASARAIAEFGRANGEAFDVLIEVDTDGHRSGIRPDDDVLLEVAHVLHGGGMHLAGVMTHAGSSYDLDTPEALRAMAEQERAGCVRAAQRLRDAGLPCPIVSVGSTPTALMAERLDGVTEVRAGVYVFFDLVMRNVGVCSTDEVALSVLTTVIGHQVEKGWAIVDAGWMAMSRDRGTQKQKRDYGYGQVCGLDGAVLDGYVLSGANQEHGILSHEGASDTDIATRFPIGTRLRILPNHACATGAQFPEYQALGEDGALQTWGRFHGW, encoded by the coding sequence ATGACCGCCCTCACCCTCGCCACCATCGACACGCCCGCCGCCATCGTCGAGCGGCCGCGCATGCAGCACAACATCGCGCGGATGCAGGCGCGCATGAACGCGCTCGGCGTGCGCTTCCGCCCGCACGTGAAGACCAGCAAGTGCATCGACATCGCGCGTGCACAGCGCGATGCGGGCGCGCAGGGCATCACCGTCTCCACGCTGAAGGAGGCCGAACAATTCTTCGTTGCGGGCTTCACCGACATCCTCTACGCCGTCGGCATGGCACAGCACCGGCTGCCGCATGCGCTCGAACTGCGCCGCCGCGGCTGCGCGCTTTCGATCATCACGGACGGTGTCGCCTCGGCACGCGCCATCGCCGAGTTCGGCCGCGCGAACGGCGAGGCCTTTGACGTGCTGATCGAAGTCGACACCGATGGCCACCGCTCCGGCATTCGCCCGGACGACGACGTGCTGCTCGAGGTCGCCCACGTGCTGCACGGCGGCGGCATGCACCTGGCCGGCGTGATGACGCACGCCGGCTCCAGCTACGACCTCGACACGCCGGAAGCGCTCCGGGCCATGGCCGAGCAGGAACGCGCCGGCTGTGTGCGCGCCGCACAGCGGCTTCGCGATGCGGGCCTGCCCTGCCCCATCGTCAGCGTGGGCTCCACGCCCACGGCGCTGATGGCCGAGCGCCTCGATGGCGTGACCGAAGTGCGGGCCGGCGTCTATGTGTTCTTCGACCTCGTGATGCGCAACGTCGGCGTCTGCAGCACGGACGAGGTCGCGCTGAGCGTGCTCACCACAGTGATCGGCCACCAGGTCGAGAAAGGCTGGGCCATCGTCGATGCGGGCTGGATGGCGATGAGCCGCGACCGCGGCACGCAGAAGCAGAAGCGCGACTACGGCTACGGGCAGGTCTGCGGCCTCGACGGTGCAGTGCTCGACGGCTATGTGCTCAGCGGTGCGAACCAGGAGCATGGCATCCTGTCCCACGAAGGCGCGTCCGACACCGACATCGCGACGCGCTTTCCGATCGGCACGCGCCTGCGCATCCTGCCCAACCATGCGTGCGCCACCGGTGCGCAGTTCCCGGAATACCAGGCGCTTGGCGAAGACGGTGCGTTGCAGACGTGGGGACGCTTCCACGGCTGGTGA